Part of the Flavobacterium alkalisoli genome is shown below.
CCTAAGGCTAGATTTGTTCAGCTATTGCTCATTTTTAACCATTTTTAATAAACTAAGAAAACAATGTATTTGATAGTGACTTTGATTGTCAAAATGTTGAGTTAAATAAGCCTATATATTAAGTAGATTTGAATGGATTAAGATAAGGTTAACTTCAGGCTTTATTCAATAAAACCAGAGGTTAAGCGTTATATTAGCAGCTTAAAGGTGTTTAAAGAAAGTTTTTAATGAAGAAATTAGATGTAAAACATACCGCATTCCATATTTTGATAGGAGTTTATTTTTTATGGGTTGCAGTAATAACTGTGCTAATAGGTATGACAGCCTTTAATGAGATTAACCATATAAATTCAGGGGTTAATGAAGTGTTCCTGTTCTGGATACTTTTAAACCTGTTTATGGGTACGGCAATTTTTACGGTAATAAGAATGTTTAGAAATAAAACTATACTAAACCGCATAGTGCTTTACAGCTATGTATTTGTTGTAGGTGCTTCGGCGGGGGTTTGGTATTTGGTAAAAGCATAAAAAAACCGCTGCTAAGGGTTGCAGCGGTTTTTAACCAAATAAACAATCTAAAATAACCTAACCTTTTTATGAAGATTTGTATTATATAGATGCAAATAATATAAAAAGGTTGCTTGATTAAAGAAAATATTTGTGTACTTTGTAAATCGTAACCCCAACTGTTATTTATAATAGATTTAGTGGGGTATAATGTATATTTGCGTTTTATTTTTAATGTAGAATGGATAAGAAAAGCGAAGATTTTTATAGGAGACTTCATGAAGAATTAGCCGGATCAACCACTTGGCCCTCTGAATATTTATTTAAATTCATTGTGCCTTCAGAACCGGAAAAAATTAAAGAAATAGAAAAAGCCTTTGACCAAATGGGGGCAGTAATTGAAACAACACAATCCAAAACAGGAAAGTATACCAGTGTTTCAATAAATGTAACTATGAAAAGTGCCCAGGCTGTGGTAGATAAATATATTGAAATGTCTACCATAGAAGGTATCATTTCACTTTAAAAACAAAAAAATGAAATACAATCCTGACGATGCCATAGGATATCTGGAATATAATGCCGAAAGGCCTAAACTTATTATTCCGGAATATGGCAGGCATCTGCAAAAACTTATAGAACAGGCTGTAGAACTGGAAGACAGGGAAGAGCGTAACAAAGCTGCAAAATATATCATATCGGTTATGGGAAGCCTTAACCCGCACCTGCGTGACGTGCCCGATTTTCAGCATAAGCTATGGGATCAGATTTTTATAATGTCTGATTTTAAGCTGGATGTTGATTCTCCATATCCTATACCTTCTAAAGAGATGCTGGAGCAAAAACCGGATACGCTTGGTTATCCGCAAAACTTCCCTAAATACCGCTTTTATGGTAACAACATTAAATACATGATTGATGTTGCCAATAAATGGGAAGAAGGTGACCTTAAAACTGCGCTGATTATGGTTATAGCTAACCATATGAAAAAATCATACCTGAGCTGGAATAAGGATACCGTAAAGGATGAGGTTATTTTTGAACACCTACTTGAGCTTTCGGGAGGAAAAATAAACCTTCTTAAAACGGATGAAGAGCTTTCTGCCTCTACCGATTTAATGAGGGTTAATAAGAAAACCAGTAATAAGACCCAGTTTAGCAATAATGGCAAACAGAAAGGTCACAGAAACAACAACACTAAGAACCAAAACAATAAAAACAGAAAATCCTAAATTTCTTTAACGCCGCATGGGAACATTTAAAATTGAAGGAGGAGTACAATTAAAAGGAGAAATAACGCCTCAGGGTGCAAAAAATGAAGCTTTACAAGTGTTATGTACTGTATTGCTTACACCCGAAAAAGTTACGATTACCAATATTCCGGATATTATTGACGTAAATAAGCTTATTACACTTTTAAAGAATTTAGGCGTAAAGATTGAGAAATTAGGACACGGTGCTTATACATTTCAGGCTGATGAGGTAAATCTTGCTTACCTTGAATCGGAAGCTTTTAAAGAAGAAGGCAAGTCACTTAGAGGGTCTATAATGATTGTAGGTCCGCTATTGGCTCGCTTCGGTAAAGGTTATATCCCTAAACCGGGTGGTGATAAAATAGGAAGAAGAAGACTTGATACCCACTTTGAGGGCTTTATTAACCTGGGAGCTAAATTCCGTTACAATAAAGAAGACTATTTTTATGGTGTAGAAGCCGACAGACTTAAGGGTACTTACATGCTTTTAGATGAAGCATCGGTTACCGGTACAGCAAACATTATTATGGCTGCCGTACTTGCTGAAGGCAAAACGACTATATATAATGCAGCTTGTGAGCCATACCTGCAGCAGCTTTGTAAAATGCTTAACAGTATGGGAGCTAAAATTACAGGGGTAGGATCTAACCTTGTGGAAATTGAAGGTGTGGAAAAACTGGGAGGTTGTGAGCATAGAATCCTACCGGATATGATCGAGATAGGAAGCTGGATTGGTCTTGCTGCTATGACCAGAAGTGAAATTACCATTAAAAATGTTAGCTGGGATAATTTAGGTATTATTCCAAGTACTTTTAGAAAACTAGGTATTACACTTGAGCGTAGGGGAGATGATATTTATATTCCTGCTCATGCAGATGGTTATGAAATTCAAAATTACATTGACGGTTCTATACTTACCATTGCTGATGCTCCGTGGCCGGGCTTTACACCCGATTTATTGAGTATTGTACTCGTTGTGGCAACACAGGCAAGAGGTAGTGTGCTTATCCATCAAAAGATGTTTGAAAGCCGCCTTTTCTTTGTAGACAGGCTTATAGATATGGGTGCAAAAATTATCCTTTGCGATCCGCACAGGGCTACGGTTATCGGTCACGATTTCAAATCGCAGCTTAAAGGTATTATGATGTCTTCACCAGATATCAGGGCGGGTATATCTCTTGTTATTGCAGCACTTTCTGCTAAAGGTGTAAGTACAATTCAAAACATAGACCAGATAGACAGAGGTTATGAAAGAATAGACGAGAGGTTAAGAGCACTTGGTGCTAAAATTACCAGAGAGTCTTAATTCTCTTACTCGACGATAATAAAAAAAAGAGCTGAAATTTTTCAGCTCTTTTTTTTATTAAATTTGGTTAGATTCTTTGAAGTAAGATTTTTTGAAAACTCAAAACACAATAAGATCATTTTATAAACCTATTCAACCAACGGCTGTTAGAGAAGAGGGTTTAATGTATAAAGAACTTCTTCCTGATTTTAGATTGAAGGATCTTATATATTGTTATTGGGAGCTGAAAACTACACAAAAACTTTCGGAAGCATACACTTATAATGTAGTGGCAGATGGTTGTATAGATGTGTTTTTTGAGCTTAACAACCCTCAAAACAGTTATGTGATGGGGTTTAGTAACAGTAATACAGAGTTTTCCATAGATAAAAGATTTCATTACATAGGCATACGCTTTTTGCCTACAGCTTTTACCCGCCTTTTTAATGTAAGAGCAACTGAATTGAGTAGTCGTTTTGAATCGCTTTATGATGTTGTACCTGCCCTATCAAAGTTTATTTCTTTTAAAATAAAAGATAATTCTACTTTTGAACAGATTACCTCTTTATTAAATGATTTTTTCTGTAATTATCTCAGTATACATGACGTTGATGCCGATAAACGTTTTTTTAATGCTCTCTTGATTACATTAAAATATAAAGGGAATTTAAATGTTGAGACTGGCCTGGATACAGGTGTTAGCTTAAGGCAGTTGAGGAGAATGTTTGAACATTATATTGGGACTAACGTAAAAACGTTTTGTAAAGTGGTACGATTCCAAAATCTTTTAAACTTATCACAACAGGAAGGAAGCGACATAAATAAACTTTTTTATGATGCAGGATATTACGATCAGGCACATTTTATAAAAGATTTTAAAAATCTTTATGGAATTACCCCTGGCAAATCACTACAAAAATAATGTCCGTTTTTTACAATTATAAGTGCTGGATTTAAGCAAACTTTGCTTTATCAAACAATCAAAAGATGAGACATTTATTAATTACTCTTGTGGTTGCCGTATCATTCAGCAGCTATTCACAAACTAAAAAGACGAAAATTATGAAGTTAAACGCAGGGATTATTACAGAAAAACTGAGTGAAACCAAAAAGTTTTATACTGAGAATTTAAATTTTGGGGTAACATTTGAAAATGATTTTTTTATTTTACTGCATACACCGGGGCATGAGTCAGAAATTAGTTTTTTACTTCCGGAGCATCCCTCTCAACAACCTTTATTTCAACAACCTTTTAAAGGTGAAGGTGTTTATATTACACTAGAAGTGGAGGATGTTGATAAGGTTTATGAAGAAATAAAAAACAAAGGCATTCCAATTAAAATTGAATTGAGAGATGAGCCTTGGGGAGACAGGCATTTTGCTATTATTGATCCCAATGGTGTAGGTATAGATATTGTGAAATATACTGCGAAATAATCAAAAAACCCCATCTTTACAGATGGGGTTTTTTGATTGATGACTGAACCTTAGTATGAGTTTATATGTGGGGTATTAAAGATTGTCTACTATATCTAAGAATTTAAGCCCGAACATTATACCGTCAGTTGCAAAGCCTCCCTGATAGGCCCTTACGTAATCTACCCTGAATACCCTGAATTTACCAAAACCAATATTGTCAAATCCGGCGGTAAATTCATGATAGGGTTTGTAATCCGGCGTAGCGATGCCGTGATAGCCTACTACAAGATTCCATTGTAATTTATTAAGTAAAGGAACTTTGTTCATTATAAAGCCTTTAAAGTTGTGTTCTGCATGCGACTCAAAATAAGAATCGTTAGTGCTGTGAGAGTAATAAGGTAACAGGTTAAATGCATTAAGGTTTCCGTTGCCTGAGTTAACATGAGTTTGGTTGCCGTTAAAGTGCTTGTAGTCCATAAATGCAATATTATCTGCATTAAAGAACTTACCTGCTTTTAGGTTGATGCCAAAATCACCTTTGTTACCTAAAGTAACATTATAAAAGGTTCTTGCAGCAATAAAATCATATTCATACTGACTTTCACTAGCAGCAAAAGCTTTTGTATACTGTACTGCAATAGTAGGGTAGTTGGCTGTACTTACATTTATTTTGCCGTCAGGCCTTGTTATGTATTTTTGACCAAAACGCACAGTAGCATTAACAGTAGCCTCCATTAAATGATGGGTATCAAAAGCCGGAGTAGTATAATCGTTTGGTGCTAACGGATTGTTTGATGTATAGTCATGGTCATTTTTAATCAGTACATAATCTGTATTATTAAACAGCTGTTTACGTCTTAAATACTGAATTGATCCGCCCATATTTAAACCTGTAAATACCTCTTTGCTATAGTTTAGCCTTGCGAAAGTCTTATCGTACAGTTTCATGTAATTATCCTTAAAGAATAATGTACTTACACTGTTTACAAACGGGCTTATAGGCTGAGATGCATTAAACTGTTCGGTCTTGCTACCTCCGGATAGAGTGAAAATACCCACTTTGCCAAAACGGTGTGAGAACCATCCTGTAACCCTAAGCCTGTCTTCTGCAACACCATAATTAAAGTCAGCGCCTACAGAAGTATATTTTTTCGTGTCTTCATCATAATGACGGAATGAAAGTCCGCTTTTAAATACCCAGCCCTGTACCGTGTTGTACATAGGGATTTGTAAAAGGCCGTCGTAGGTGTATCTTGTATTTTTAGCCGAGTTCCTGTAGGTATATCCTGAAATGATATCTGTTAAATGGAGCTTGTTACTCTTTTTGTCAATTGAATCCAGATAAGCAGGAGATTTGTGAACGGTTTGTATACTGTCTTTTTTAAAGTAGTCGGTTACCTCTTCATCGGTAAGAGGTATTGGCCTCATTGCCTGCCAGTATATTGAGTCTTTTTTGTTAGAATCTTCTTCTATATATACTATTTCCTTACCAAATGTTCCTTTTTCAAAATGGTCACGGAATACGTAATTATTGTAAACATGCGTAAATGTTCCCGAAATGCCTACGCCAAATATTCCTGCTTTTATATCAAAAGTCTGTGAGTTTTTAGCCCAAATCCTATTTGTGGTATTGTAACTGAAGTTTTGTTTAAGGTTAAGGTTTTCCAGTATCGGTTGCTGCATCCTGTATCCTTTAATGTCAAAGTCAACCGCATAGATAGCCCAACTGTCGTCTACTATATAAATGTAGCCTTCAAAAACAGGCTCTTTATCGCGTCTTGGTATAACCTTAATTTTACTTATAGAGTTGTTATTATCGTCAAAGAAAGTTCCCTCAAATTTGTATTTGTAGTAATTAAAGGCATTGTTAGCTAAAGGCGAAACCATTTTTATATTAAACTCTATATAGTTGTCATAAAAATTGTAATAAGTCCCTAAAGCAGTGTTATAGCTAAATCCGTTATCATTACCGCTTATTTTTGATGCTACTATGCGTTCTTTTAGATTGTTAGGTTGTTCAAAGGTAATTTTTGACACCGTTTCGGAGAGGTAAACAATTCCCGATCCTGTCGAGTCTAAAACAGAAGTCATTTCTTCATCTTCAACCTTAACTCCCATAATTTTTGTAGGTACATTCTTTACCCTGAAAAGGCCTTTTGAATAGAAATCGGCCTCAAAACGGCCTGTCTTTTCTGAATTTTCCTTTTTATGGGCAATGGCTTCCCTTATAATTCTGTTAGCCGGGTTTTCAGTATTTGATATAACTACTTCACTAAGGGTATAGGTTTCGTCCTGCAAAACAATATTAAGGGTGTGAGGTAAAGAAGTTATGTTGATTGTTTCTTTTTTGGTTTTAAAACCTATCGATTGGAATACTATTACATAAGTGCCGGTTTTTTTTATTCCCAGTTCATACACGCCTTCTTCGTTAGCAGTTGTTCCTGTATAGGTGTTTTCTATGCTCACACTTACAAAAGGTACAGGCTCACCATTGGTAGTGGTGATTTTTCCTTTAATTTGGGCAGAGGTATTTAGTGTGGTAAACAGTAATAATAAACAGGTAATTAGTTTGTACATGTTTTTTAGTAGTTAAGGTAAAATGATTATTTAGATTGGTTTTTTAAAGATAGACGTATAAATTTTATAAAAGGTTGCATGGCTGCATTATTTTATTCTTTCTTTATCTTTGAGGTCTATTATTCCTTATGTATGAAAAAGATAAAAGAAGCCGAGCTGAGAAAAGATAGTTCTGTAAATAAAATACAGTTTGACAAAGAGTGGTTTTATTCGGTTAAGGATATGCAGTATTATTTAGGAGAAGATCTTACAGGAGTAGAATATGTAACCCTACCGATACCTATTGACGGGGTAAAGTTTAATATAAAGTGTGCTACACTGGAAGATATTGAACGTTTTAGGGAAAAAGAACCTCTTGAAGAATTCAAGGGAAGTGTTTTCAGGAAAAAATAATTAGTTCTCGAGGATATCCAGGAAGGTAAGCCCGAATATTACTCCGTCGGTCATCTTGCTTCCCTGATACGATCTTAGGTAGTCTATTCTTAAGAAGCGGAATCGACCCCAACCCAAATTATCCAGCCCTACGGTAAATTCCATATAAGGTTTTTGATCAGGAACTCCCAATACATGGTAGCCTGTAACCAGATAATAATTCAGTTTATTAAGTAAAGGTACTTTGTTAGCCAAATACCCCTTGAAATTATATTCGGCATGTGCTTCAATATACTTGTCGTTAGTGCTGTGTGTATAGTAAGGCAAGAAGTTGAAAACATTTAAATATCGTTCTGATTTACCTACATGGGTCTGATTGCCGTTAAAATGTCTGTAATCGGTAAAAGAGATGCTGTCACTATTGAAAAACTTACCTGCCCTTATGCTTATTCCTAAATCACCCATATTACCTACCGTGGCATCATAAGTGATTCGGGTAGACAGATGGTCAAAATTATAATCGTCAACATTTGAAGCTAATCCTTTTTCGTAACTCACCAGTACCCTAGGGTACTTAGTACCAAGGTTTATTTTTTCGTTAGGCCTTAGCATGTATTTTTGAGCAAATGTAAACCTTGCAGAAACCGTTGTTTTAATCATATGGTGCTTTTCAAAAGCAGGGGTGTCAAAAGCTTCGGGATCTAAAGGGTTGTTAGAGGTATATGGTTTACGGGCATTTTTAATGGTAGAAAAATTGGTGTTATTAAACAGAGACCTCTTTCTGGTATATTCAACAGAACTGAAGAACTCAAGACCATTAATCAATTCTTCCTCATAGCTTAATCGTAGGAAGTTATTGTCGTATAGCTTCATGTAATTATCCCTGAAAAATAATGTACTTACACTATTTACGATTCTGTTTATTGGTTTTTCAGGATTAAACTGTTCTATACTGCTACCACCTGTAATAGTAAGTATTGGTTTACTTATGTTATTAAATTTATGAGCGATAGTTCCTGTAGCTCTAAAGCGTTTTTCGGCGAAGCCATAATTTAGTTCGGTACCAACCGTAGTATAGGCTTTTGTTTCAGGATTTGTTTTAGTGAAATAGAAAGTTGGGTCTATATGGTAGGCCTGAACGGTATTAAAAGCAAGCTTTCTTATTATCCCCGAAAATTTTATTTCCCAGTTTTCATCAGTATTCGTGTAGGTATACCCGACAGGTAATGAAAAGACCAGAAAACGGTTCTTCTTTTTATCCAGAGAATCTTTATACTTTTCGGTTTGCTTCAGTTCTTCAAGTTTCTCCTTTTTTATGTAATCTTCCTTTTCCTCTAAGGTTAGAGGTATAGGCCTGTTCTTGTTCCAAAAGGATTCCAGTTTTTTATTGGCATCCTCTTCAAAAGCCAGTACACGGTTGCTTAACTGATGCTCTTTAAAGTCGGGGTTGAGGTTAAAATTACTGTACACCGCACTAAATCTACCCGATAAGTCTACATCAAGTATTTGGGTATTAAAGTCGATAGTCTGAACATTTTTTGTCCAGGTTTTTTCCTGTGAGTTATAACCAAAGTTTTGTTTTATGGTAAGGATATCGACCAAAGGCTGTTCTATTAATAAACCTTTAATGCTTAAATCTAGAGCATATAGTTCCCCACTTTCATTTACTATATAGATATAACCATACATGGCAGGTTCACTGTCACGTTTTGGGGTAACTTTTATCTTGTTTATTAAATAACCGCTTTTGTCGTTAAAAGAATTTTCTAATTCATAATTGTAATAGCTAAAGGCATTATCGGCTATGGGGGATATTACACTGGTTTCAAAAGGCAGGTAATTTTCATAAAAGTCGAACTCAGCGGCATTAGCATTGTTGTAGCTGAAGCCACTGTCTTCTCCGCTTACTTTTGATGCAATTATAACTTCGTTAATGTTATAAGGCCGTTTGAATTTTATTTTCGAGACCGTTTCAGAAAGGTATAAAACACCGCTTCTTGTAGAGTCTAATGTGCCGCTAAAGTCACCCACTTCCTGACCCAGTATTTCTTCGGGTACATCGCTTATGCGCAATATACCCCGAGAGTAAAAGTCGGCTTCATAAGCTGATGTTTTTTCCCTGTTCTTTCTTTTTTCCCCTATAGCTTTTCTGATAATCTGGTCAGCCTGTTCTTTTTTGCTTTCAATTACAACCTCGTTTAGAAGGTATTCTTCAGCATCCAGCTGTACATTAAGCTCAAAAGGAAGTTTGTCAACAGTAAGTACAACCTCTTTTGTTTTATAGCCCAGTGACTTAAATATGAAGGTATAATCTCCGGTTTTGGTGACCGGAATATAAAACTCACCCTCCTGATTTGTAGAGGTACCGTAGGAACTGTTTTTTACAACAATACTGGCAAAGGGAACCGGATCACCTTCTTTAGATGATACTGTTCCTCTTATTTGTGCTACTACAAATGAGCCGTATAGAAGCAATATTAGTAGCAGACACTTTTTCATATAATTTATTTTAATAATGATTGTAAGGCCAGATCGTAGCTTTTTAGACCAAAGCCAATAATAACTCCTGCAGCAATAGGTGATATAAATGACTGATGCCTGAATGTTTCTCTTGAAAACGTATTGGAAATATGAACTTCTACTACAGGTGAAGTAATAGCTTTAATAGCATCGGAAATACCAATTGAGGTATGTGTGTAGGCGCCTGCATTAAGTATGATACCGTCGTAAGTAAAGCCGGTTTCCTGTATCTTGGTTATAAGTTCGCCTTCTATATTACTTTGATAGTAGGACAGTTCCATAGAAGGGAAGCGATGCTTTAATGTTTCGAAATAATCCTCAAAACTTCTGGTTCCGTATACCTCTGGTTCGCGCTTTCCAAGCAGGTTAAGATTAGGTCCGTTTATAATGATGATTTTCATATTCCTGTTTTTGTAAAAGTAGCTATTCATACCCAAGAAAGCATACTGCGTAAGAAAAAATTTAACATTTAAAAGCAATAAAAAACCCGGGTAAGACAAGCCTAACCGGGTTAGTGTTTATAATTACCTGATTTTTAAAAATAATATCCTACTGATAACTGGAATACACCGGTTTTTGAGTCCACATTATCAAAAGTGTCGGTTAGTCCAATGTTGTAACGGGCCTGTGCAAAAAGTCCCATAATGATTTTAAGCTCAACACCGCCTGAAGCAGCTAAATCAAAACTATTTGTTTCAAACGCCTCATCTGCATCATTAACAAGAAAAGAGAATTGTGGCCCTGCCATAAGGCTGAATTTGCTTGGTATAATATAAAATTTAGCCATTACAGGAACCGAGATATAATCAAGATTAATGTCTTCGGCTACTCCTACAGCACCATCAGCATCATATTTTGCCTTTCCTCCCTGTGAAGAGAAAAGACCTTCTGCCTGAACAGAGAAGGAAGGAACCAGGTTTATTTCAAGGGCTGCCCCGGCATGAAAGCTGGTTATCCCGTCGCTGTCAATATCTCCCTGAAAGTTTGAAAAGTTAGCTCCGGCTTTAATACCTAAATCAATTCCCTGAGCGTTCATGGCAAAACTGCCTGCAAAAGCCGCAATTAAAAAAAAGATTTTTTTCATAGTCATTACATTTAAGTTTGGTTATAGTACTTGTAAGTTTCTAAACAAAAGTATATAATAACTTTTGAGAAAAATAGTACTAAAGTCAACATTTATGAGAGTTTTAGGTTAAATGTTTCTTAAAATAAGGAATGGTGATTATTTAAAATTTAAGTAAAAAATTAACATTATTAATATTTATTATTTAAATAATATTACTTTATGTTGAAATATTTTTTAATACGTGTTGTTTTTCCTGTTAAAAAAATTATATATTTGGCACCGTAACAATTAAATTCAAAAAACGATGAAAAAAGTTTTATTATCATTAACTGCTTTATTTGCATTTGGTTTAGTAAGTGCTCAGGAAACTGACGGTGGATTTGCTAACGGAGATCTTTTTATCTCAGGAGCAGTAGGTTTTTCAAATCAGTCTACAGGTGATGTAAAAACTAATGGTTTTACAGTATCGCCAAGAGTAGGTTACTTTGTGAGTGAAAATATTGCTGTAGGCGTTGCTTTAGGGTATACCAGCACTACTGATAAAGCTCCGGGTTCTGAAGATATAAAGAACTCTATGTTTGAGGTAGGTGCATTTGGTAGATATTATTTTACTCCCGCAAGTAAGTTCTCTTTGTTTGGGCAGTTAGGTGTAGCTTATGCAACCAACAAATATGAGGAAGGAGCTTTAGAAGCTAAATCAAACGGTTTTAACATTGGATTAGCTCCTGGTATCAACTACTTCGTTTCAGATCATTTTGCTCTTGAAGCTACTTTCGGTATTCTTGGTTATTCAACTGACAAGCCTGATGCTGATGGTGCTGAATCAACTGATACTTTTGATTTTGGAGTAGATATGAGCAATATCAATTTTGGTATTGTTTATAAATTCTAATTAAGTTTATAAGAAAGCAAAAACCTCCCAATAGGGAGGTTTTGTTTTTTATATGAATTAAGTTTTTAGAACTTATATCCTATACCTATCTGGAATACTGAATTTTTAACGTCTCTGTCGTTTACAATATCAGTAAAGCCCTGAGTATAACGTCCGGTAGCAAAT
Proteins encoded:
- a CDS encoding outer membrane beta-barrel protein, which translates into the protein MKKVLLSLTALFAFGLVSAQETDGGFANGDLFISGAVGFSNQSTGDVKTNGFTVSPRVGYFVSENIAVGVALGYTSTTDKAPGSEDIKNSMFEVGAFGRYYFTPASKFSLFGQLGVAYATNKYEEGALEAKSNGFNIGLAPGINYFVSDHFALEATFGILGYSTDKPDADGAESTDTFDFGVDMSNINFGIVYKF